DNA sequence from the Colletotrichum higginsianum IMI 349063 chromosome 10, whole genome shotgun sequence genome:
CCAGCCCCGTCTCGCGCACCGAGCAATAGAACCGCTCGACATCGACGGGGCTTACAGAGGCCGGAAGCGGGTCGACGCGGGGAGGCAGCGGCTGCAGTGGCAGGCCATCCGGCGACTCGCCAAAGCACACAGAGAGGGTCCCGAAGCACGTCCGGTCCACCGCCCCCGTTGCGGCATCCGGGCAGACGTAGACCGAGAACTCGGCCGTGAGTTTTCTCTCTCCGCCGCCCTGACCGCCGGTTGAGTCTCTCACCTTGACCGACGTGATCATCTCCACGGGTCTGGGGCTGTCCTCGAGCTTGAGCGGTCTCTCGAGCGTCAGGCCGTCGATCTCGACCAGCGCCACGGGCCGATCCCCGGCGACGAACCGGGCCACCTCGAGCATCATCGCCACGTACCCGGCCGAGGGGAACAGGACCTCTCCCTGGAACGAGTGGCCGCGGAGCCAGGGGAGCTCCTTCAGGCTCAGGAAGTTGCGCCACCGCGGCTCCCAGTCCGAGTCGTCGGGGCACCGGtgcccgaggaggaggctgccgTTGCCCCCGGACCGCAGCCGGTGGTTCCGCGATAGCCTCGACTCACGCCAGATGGGCGCGGCATGATCCCACGAGTAGGACGGCAGATCGTGCACTACCTTGGGCGCCGGAATGCCATCGTCCGCCCGGTCGTCATCACGCCAACACGCTCGATACGCATCATAGTCGAGAGCTGCTGCTTCAGCCCCAAAGTTTGACCAGAGGAAACCGAACAGCTCAGAGAAAACAGTGGCGCAgttttcccccctcttcatGCTTGCGCAGTAGGGAATCTGTCTCCCCAAGTGCGGCCTCACGGTTTGGTTGACGGGCCCTTTCAGTGCCGGGTGCGGGCCAACCTCGACAGCAACATCAAAGGGACCCCCGTTGGTCAGGGCCGCCGTGATGGCGTCGGCAAAGAGCACCGGTCTCACCATGTTCTCGATCCAGTACGGCCCGCCGAGATCATCAAGCCTCCGGTCCCAGTACCGGTCCGCGTTCCCGTCCACGCTGGAGACCCAGACACACTTGCCAGCCCCGAGCGGACTGATGCCGCAGGCGCGCATGGCCGCAAGATACACCTCGGAGCAGGCCTCCATGTGCGGCGAGTGATACGCCTTGTCGGTCCGGAGAACCCGGGCGAACACGCCCCTCTCGTCcagcgccgccttggcctcgagaacggcgtcgacgtcgcccgagAGCGTCAcgctcgagggcgagttCTTGGCCGCGAGGCAGATGCGGCCGCGGAAGGACTCCTCGCGGCAAAACTCCTCcgccgcgtcgacgccgacgcccacgGCCATCATCGAGCCCACGCCGGCGAGCCTGCTGGCGTACAGGCCCCGGTAGAAGGCGATCCGGATGGCGTCGGACATCGAGAGGATCCCGGCGGCGAACAGggcggcgatctcgccgGACGAGTGGCCCACGACGGCGCTGAAGCGGACGCCGCTCGCCTCGAGCATCCTCGCGAGGCCCATCTCCACGGCCGTCGTGGCGGGCTGCgcgatctcggcctcggcgatgcggctAGCCGAAACCGGGGACTTTAGCAGCTCGTCCCTCAGCGACCAGGACGGCGCATCGGGCAGCGCGGAAAGGCTCCGGTCACACTCGTCGATGGTCTCCCTGAAGACGCGGCTCTTCTCCATCAGTTCCTTGCCCATGCCGGGCCACTGAGCGCCTTGGCCGGTGAAGACGCCCAAGACGCCGAAGCCTTCGGATGGAGACACCAAGCTGGAGACGGATGTTCCTATCGTGGGTTGGTTGtcttgttgttgtggttGGTGTGTATCAGTAGCAGAGTCGCCCACGGTTTCCTCGAGACTTCGCAGCAACTCCTGACGAGATGCCGCCGTGAACGACTTGCGAAAGGTGAAGGCGCTACGGCGTGTCCACAACGTCCAGGCCACGTCCTCCAGCTTCACCTTGGGATGGTCACGCAGGTAGCGGGCCAGTTTCCGGACGTTCTCGAGCAGCGAGGTCTGCGAGTGCCCGCTAACAACCAGGGGAGATGCTGCTACCAACTCCGCCTCTGGCAGTGGTTTCTTTATTTCTTTCCTATTATCAACATCattatcatcatcaccgtATGACTCCAGGATGACGTGGGCGTTGGTGCCGCCGAACCCGAAGCTGTTGACGCTGGCACGCTTCGGCTgtcccgccgccggcgctggCCACGCCGTGGGCTCCGTCGGCACCCGGAGGACGTGCCGGAGGGCCGCGATCTTTGGGTTCAGCGATGTCAGATGCAGGTTGGGAGGTATCGTGCTGTGCTTCATGGCCAGCAGCACCTTGATGACGCCCGCGAGTCCGGCGCAGCCCTCCAAGTGGCCGACGACTGTCTTGATCGAGCCTACGAGGAGAGGACGCCGGGCCGTCATGTCTACGTTTGTGTCTTTTGAGTCAGCGGAGGATGCAAAGAAACTGTCGTATATGCCCCTGGCTTCTGTTGGGTCGCCAGCCTGCGTTCCGGTTCCGTGACTGTAGCGCGTATAGATAATGTCAGcccatacacacacacacacacacacacacacacacaaacacacatcTCGCTTCCCATCTAGCAAGTCACCCTCGGACACATCATACATGCCCCGTCCGCCTCAAGGTAGCCGGCGGCTTGCTGTACTTACGCCTCGAAATACTGACACCTCTCGTCCGGGTTCAACGGGTCCAGTCCCGCGGCCCGGTACGTCTCGGCCGTCAACCTCGCCTGCGCCGCGGCGCTCGGCATCGTGATCCCCGGCGTGCGCCCGTCCGAGTTGACGCCCGAGTTGCGCACCACGGCGTGGATGGGATCGCCGTCCCGCACGGCTTTCGAGAGCGgcttcagcagcagcgccgcgaCCCCCTCGCCCCGCGCGTAGCCGTCCGCCTGCGCGTCCCACATCCGACACTTGCCCGTGGGCGAGAGCATCCGCAGCTTGGACTCGCTGATGTACATGTCCGGGCCGAAGATGAGGttggtgccggcgacgacggccgtgtccgccgcgccgccgcgcagGTCCTGCACGGCGAGGTGCATCGCGAcgagcgaggacgagcacgccgtgtccaggcagacagaggacccggcgaggtcgaagaagtACGAGATGCGGTTCGCCAGGATCGCGCGTGACGTGCCGGACGCCGTGTACTGGGACAGGTCCTCGGTGTCGCGGTACTGGATCGTCTCGTAGTCGCCCGTCATGACGCCCACGAAGACGGAGCATCGCGAGCCCCGGAGCCGGTCGACGCTCACTCCGGCCGACTCGGTCGCCTCATACACggtctcgaggaggagccgcTGCTGAGGgtccatggcctcggcctcgagcggGCTGATGTTGAAGAACGTCGTGTCGAACAGCCGcgggtcctcgtcgaggaagtaGGACTTTGTCACATTGGACTTGCCGTGGTGTTCGCCGTTCTCGCTGTAAAACTTGTCCAGCCTGAGGCGGTCTACGCCGGGCTCCCTCGACAGGTCCTTTCTGCTGTTCAGCACTTCCCACAGCTTGCCCGGCGtgttggcgccgccggggaaCCGGTGTGCCAGTCCTATAATGGCGATGGGTTCCATAACGATCTGCGGTTCTTCGTGAGAAAGGGGAAATCCAACAACTAGGGGAAGGGAAGCTGAGAAAGATGGCGGAACTTACTCACCTTTTCTCTTGGGGTAATAGACAAATAAGTTCAGTGTACTCGTCAGTCATCAGTTACGGTGAGCTTGTCGGAAGGATTTCGTGCGAATGCGCAAGTTGTCAAGATGAGCAAGTCCTTGAGAATCAACCAAGGTGGTCCAAGACTGAAGGGAAAATAGCCTCTTCTTGTCGGATCTAGTGTGCTGCAACCAGGAGATCGCTGCAAACCCGACATGCTGGATCTCATAGGCACCCTTGTCGCTAGGTAGAGTTTCGTATGACAGGGCTTCACTCAAACAAAGTCCGTGCTAGTCATTCCGGCCCTGGTATCTATCCATGTGTTCCGCTCCAAGTCCGATGTTGAAGCCATGTGTTCCGTCCCAAGTCGGCGGTTGAAGCAGCAGCATATAACAATCTCATTAAACATCGTGTTCACTTTCTATACTACACGATTCAAACTCTATAGGTAGAAAGAAAGCTTATGGAATGAGTCCCTTGGCCATCCAACCGGCTTCCTCCCGGTCGTGTGTTTTGTTGGTAGCGTGACAGGCTACGTTCAACTCCGGCATGGATATTTGATGGCCGGAATGGAGAGCCATCGCTCGGAGCCAGATCGCATCGTAGACGGTATCGGACACGTAGTGAGTGGCTCACGAGTCAgggctcggcgtcgtcggaACGTCTCATCTATGAATGGCTTCAAAGTAAGTTCAAGGTACGCATGCATTAATCTATTTTCCACTGGATTCCTAAGCGGCTTGCACCAACAATCTCAAGGGTGACTTGTCTTTACATATCTCGCATACCCTAGAATCGGTCGTACGAGGAAATATCACCCGGCGACCCGGGACAAGGTTTGGTGATCGAGCCAAAGCCATTTCAAACCCTCTCCAAAACGAATCTTGTATGTATGCTGGCAACTCTGCAATTAATAATCATCAGACTCAAATTACATTCAgtcgctcgctcgctcgctcgctcgctcactcactcaaaAATCTCCAATAATCATCCAGATACTCGCCTACCATCATGACACAGCCCAAGAGCACGAGAACGGCCATACTGATCCAGAGCCCCGGTGTGGCCACGGTAGCAACAGTTCCCATACCGACACTGTCACCCACcaacatcctcgtcaagACGGCATGCGTCGGCCTCAACCCCTCGGACGCAAAGATGGTACAGGCCGGCGCGCCCCAGGGCTCCATGGCGGGCCTCGATTtcgccggcgaggtggtCTCCAAGGGATCTCAGGTCGGCTCGCACATCCGGCCCGGCGACCGGGTGTGCGGCGTCGCCTTCGGATACAACAGAGACAACGACGCCACTGGTGCCTTCGCCGAGTACGTCGTGGCGGAGGAGCATCTGGTCTTTGGCATCCCCGACGGCCTGTCGTTCCAAGAAGCCGCCACTCTCCCGTGCGGTCTGCTCACCGGCGGCATGGTTCTTCACCACTCGATGAAGCTGAGGGACACACCCGCAGATCCGACCGCACACGTCTTAGTGTACGGTGGGAGCACGGCCTCCGGCATATTCATGATACAGCTTCTCAAGCAGTAGGTTTCTTCTctcccccgcctccccccccccccccccccccctctccgaCGCTTCTCGGTCTATACTGCGAGCCTCGCCCCCCACTCCGTTGACAGACGAACCCAAACAGTGCCGGGTTCATACCCGTAGCGACATGCTCGCCTCGCAACTTCCATCTAGTCAAAGAGGCcggggccgcggccgccttcGACTACAACTCGCCCACGTGCGCATCTGACATCCGCGCCCTGACCGACGACCGTCTGGCCCACGCAGCCGACTGCATCACCACGCCCGCGTCCATGAAGATCTGCTACGACTCCatgggcgccgccggcggccgctacgtcgccctcgacagCTTCCCGATCGCGTCCCACTCGCGGCGCGCCGTCCGGCCATCCTGGGTGTTCGCCATGAGCGCCTTCGGCTGCGCCGTCGACTGGGTCGCCCCGTACAAGTGCCATCCCTCCCCGGCCGACCGTCTGTTCGCCGAGACCTGGATGAGGCgggccgccgacctcgtgcGAGACGGGGAGGTCAGGCCGCTCCGGTTTCGCCTTGTGGGCGACTCGCTGGGGGATGTCAGCAAGGGCCTCGAAGAGCTGCGACAGGGGACGGTGTCgggcgagaagctcgtcTGCGTCGTCAACAGGTCCATGGTGAGCCCCGTTTGACTCGAGTCAGGCTTTAGATAGGATGGACTATATGTCCGGCTTCGTGTACAGAGTAGGGAGGACGTTACTTAGTGACATGAACCAGCGGGCCTGAACGTGTCATTGTTCTGCCCGATATGTTTTAAGCTTGAACTCAAACAAAATAGGTTGCATCGGCACGAGTAGTTGCCAAACTGAACAGAGTTTGGGCTGCCTTTCAGGGTCTTCTTGTGGGAACCATGGGTGGCACGAGTCAGTGTTATTGGACGCAGTGTCCCTATCGTCCGAACCTATGGACGAACCAGGCCATCCATCCGCGACTGGCATCACCGCCTTTCTCTCaatctctctctgtctctctgtctctctgtctctctgtctctctcgtTTTCTTCCATCCTCGAGCGATGGTCTTGTGACACTTTGCTTTGGTTCCCAGTTACATCCTTCCATACCAAGCATGATGTCTTCCCCCAAagtcctcgtcatcgggTGCGGCGTGGCCGGGCCCGTCGTGGCATGCTTCCTAAAGCAAAAGGGCTATGAGCCCATCATCTTCGAGCGAGTAGAATCACCGGGCGACGTGGGCGCCTCGTTGATGATCTGCCCCAACGGCCTCAAGGTCCTCGAGCGCGTCGGGCCCATCCCCGACAAGCTGTTGGAGAACGGGCCGCCGGTCCTCGAGCTGTGCGACC
Encoded proteins:
- a CDS encoding Salicylate hydroxylase: MTQPKSTRTAILIQSPGVATVATVPIPTLSPTNILVKTACVGLNPSDAKMVQAGAPQGSMAGLDFAGEVVSKGSQVGSHIRPGDRVCGVAFGYNRDNDATGAFAEYVVAEEHLVFGIPDGLSFQEAATLPCGLLTGGMVLHHSMKLRDTPADPTAHVLVYGGSTASGIFMIQLLKHAGFIPVATCSPRNFHLVKEAGAAAAFDYNSPTCASDIRALTDDRLAHAADCITTPASMKICYDSMGAAGGRYVALDSFPIASHSRRAVRPSWVFAMSAFGCAVDWVAPYKCHPSPADRLFAETWMRRAADLVRDGEVRPLRFRLVGDSLGDVSKGLEELRQGTVSGEKLVCVVNRSMVASARVVAKLNRVWAAFQGLLVGTMGGTSHPSATGITAFLSISLCLSVSLSLCLSRFLPSSSDGLVTLCFGSQLHPSIPSMMSSPKVLVIGCGVAGPVVACFLKQKGYEPIIFERVESPGDVGASLMICPNGLKVLERVGPIPDKLLENGPPVLELCDHKASGEVLGGSDIPTAFAKRYGQPAVGVKRTLITSWLRDAAEEKGIELRRGWALERIEESNDSITAFFEGGKSETGSFLIGCDGLKATTRKLLLARAGLQDGLPSFTGLTQTAGVSPTPDAFRGRPGARNWYGELSHVICYDMTHDKTSWALTLPGEAVEEASWGLFGDEQRAAAKKAISAALEAKGWDPVVLGLVNSAERLIKYGIYDRPELSPEQWYSGRCVMIGDAVHPTSVHLGQGANQSCEDCYFLAEAIPDFDHTKPLSTEQLSSIFKSFAEKQQPHTSVLVNGARALGRARVAPPEACVQRDAAIAQSMADRAGLQAKFDFTYSRPFQRPS